A single genomic interval of Mucilaginibacter robiniae harbors:
- a CDS encoding pyridoxal phosphate-dependent aminotransferase: MFTQSSIQLEILKKRAYNLRWATLPEGVIPLTAADPDFPSAPEIGEAIARYAREQYFCYTPPEGLPMFKESMAAYFQNKRSIPALPDFILPVDSAAFGIYITCKAFLSGGDEAIIFDPVDFLFRYSVETVGGVAVPFAIPAGVDNVDFSQLEQLITPKTRLICLCNPLNPTGKVFKHTELEQLGKIACKHNLIILSDEIWSDIVFTPHQFTSIASISEEIRNSTITITGFSKSYGLAGLRIGAVMASNVQHYERLMNVSLHRSTIHGANVLSQVAATTALTQCEYWLNDFLIHLQAMRDLCINELNALPGFTCIAAEGCYVAFANISSTGKTSQGMQTLLMDKAKVAVVPGLKEWFGPGAEGYIRLSFATSAEILQEAFSRIKQAVA, from the coding sequence ATGTTTACACAAAGTTCTATTCAGTTAGAAATTCTAAAAAAGAGAGCTTATAATTTACGATGGGCAACGTTGCCCGAGGGCGTTATCCCCTTAACAGCTGCCGATCCCGATTTTCCGAGTGCTCCTGAAATAGGTGAAGCTATAGCTCGATATGCACGTGAGCAGTACTTCTGCTATACGCCACCTGAAGGCTTGCCAATGTTTAAAGAAAGTATGGCAGCCTACTTTCAAAATAAACGCAGTATCCCGGCTTTGCCCGATTTTATATTGCCGGTAGATAGCGCTGCATTCGGTATTTACATTACCTGCAAAGCATTTCTCTCTGGCGGCGACGAAGCTATTATATTTGATCCTGTTGATTTCTTATTCCGGTATTCTGTAGAAACAGTAGGCGGAGTGGCCGTTCCTTTTGCTATTCCGGCAGGTGTTGATAATGTGGATTTTAGCCAATTAGAGCAGCTAATAACACCAAAAACAAGATTGATCTGTTTGTGTAATCCATTAAACCCTACAGGTAAGGTTTTCAAACATACGGAACTAGAGCAACTTGGAAAAATTGCTTGTAAGCACAACCTTATTATCTTATCAGATGAAATCTGGAGTGATATTGTTTTTACACCTCATCAGTTCACAAGCATTGCTTCCATTAGTGAAGAAATCAGAAATTCTACAATTACTATTACTGGTTTTAGTAAATCATATGGGCTGGCAGGTTTACGTATTGGTGCAGTAATGGCATCAAATGTACAGCATTATGAGAGGCTAATGAATGTTTCCTTGCACCGTTCTACTATTCATGGTGCAAATGTGCTCTCGCAGGTGGCCGCCACAACTGCTTTGACCCAATGTGAGTATTGGCTTAATGATTTTCTAATTCATTTACAAGCTATGCGTGATTTGTGCATTAACGAGTTGAATGCCTTACCTGGTTTTACATGTATAGCGGCCGAAGGTTGTTATGTAGCCTTTGCTAATATTTCAAGTACCGGAAAAACCAGCCAAGGAATGCAGACGTTACTTATGGATAAAGCCAAAGTAGCCGTTGTGCCAGGATTGAAAGAATGGTTTGGACCAGGTGCAGAAGGGTATATACGTTTGAGTTTTGCTACATCAGCAGAAATTTTACAAGAAGCATTTTCAAGAATCAAACAAGCTGTTGCTTAA
- a CDS encoding response regulator encodes MSLLPKIFIIDDDMLFVFLTKKMIQTIGFTADITEFQDGLEGLEHLKKISSQKEQLPDLIFLDLNMPVMDGWEFVEEFKTIQPDLAKKVKLYIFSSSISPYDIERAKELSVVDDFIIKPLTQDKFMNIMQDA; translated from the coding sequence ATGAGCTTGTTACCTAAAATCTTTATTATTGATGATGACATGCTCTTCGTTTTCTTGACTAAAAAAATGATTCAGACTATTGGCTTTACAGCCGATATTACGGAGTTTCAGGATGGTTTGGAGGGGCTGGAGCATTTAAAAAAAATAAGTAGTCAGAAAGAGCAGTTACCCGACCTGATTTTTTTAGATCTGAATATGCCCGTAATGGACGGTTGGGAGTTTGTTGAAGAATTTAAGACCATTCAGCCTGATTTAGCCAAGAAAGTCAAGTTGTACATTTTTTCATCTTCCATTTCCCCGTATGATATTGAACGAGCTAAGGAATTGTCGGTTGTGGACGATTTCATTATCAAACCTTTAACACAAGATAAATTTATGAATATAATGCAAGATGCATAG